A region from the Flavobacteriales bacterium genome encodes:
- a CDS encoding FkbM family methyltransferase, translated as MSSARDHLLQKLFVRRKPEVVMDIGACNGYAGVHYGHMFPGAVVHAFEPVPTNHALVLANATKHPEVDLRAHCLALSDRAGRAVLHLSSAEGSRRSDGHRSSSLLEPGLTTKVHPWLEFKQRIEVTTDTLDAFCARERIAAIDLIHMDVQGAELMVLRGAPVMLKKVKAIWMEVERVQLYKGQPVKREVEAFMRANGFVLTISSVDHIAGDQLWVSRTFLEEQPHSLQWQVTLGRWWGAVRMSAITALGALRYRVQLRTRLRTMLKALRLSA; from the coding sequence ATGTCGTCCGCTCGCGACCATCTGCTGCAGAAACTCTTCGTCCGTAGGAAGCCCGAGGTGGTGATGGATATCGGCGCGTGCAACGGCTACGCCGGGGTGCACTATGGGCATATGTTCCCCGGTGCGGTGGTACATGCGTTCGAGCCGGTGCCCACGAACCACGCGCTTGTGCTGGCCAATGCAACCAAGCATCCGGAAGTGGATCTGCGGGCCCATTGTCTGGCCCTTTCGGACAGGGCCGGAAGAGCAGTGCTGCATCTCTCATCAGCGGAGGGTTCGCGCCGAAGCGATGGGCACAGGAGTTCATCCTTACTTGAGCCGGGGCTCACCACCAAAGTGCACCCCTGGCTGGAGTTCAAGCAACGCATCGAGGTGACCACTGACACGCTGGATGCGTTTTGCGCACGCGAGCGCATCGCTGCGATCGACCTTATCCACATGGACGTGCAGGGCGCGGAGCTGATGGTGCTGCGTGGCGCTCCGGTGATGTTGAAGAAGGTGAAGGCCATCTGGATGGAGGTGGAACGCGTCCAACTGTACAAAGGCCAACCCGTCAAGCGTGAGGTGGAGGCCTTCATGCGAGCCAATGGATTCGTGTTGACCATCAGCAGTGTGGATCACATTGCGGGCGACCAGCTATGGGTGTCGCGGACCTTCCTCGAAGAGCAACCGCACTCCCTTCAGTGGCAAGTCACACTGGGACGGTGGTGGGGTGCAGTGCGGATGAGCGCGATCACAGCCTTGGGAGCACTCCGCTACCGGGTGCAATTGCGGACGCGCCTGCGGACAATGCTCAAAGCGCTGCGGCTTTCAGCCTGA
- a CDS encoding MoxR family ATPase — MNDVEAVARFGEQYKRLKAEVNKVIIGQDAVVNDVLIAIFSKGHGLLVGVPGLAKTLLVSTVGKALGLSFNRIQFTPDLMPSDIVGSEILDQERNFRFVKGPLFANIILADEINRTPPKTQAALLEAMQEKAVTAAGQTYQLPEPFFVLATQNPIEQEGTYPLPEAQLDRFMFNIWVDYPTYQEELAVVKATTTDVQPQVNPVLSAEDILFYQGLVRRVPVPDNVVEYAVKLVGRTRPGVNGTPSVVTDNVSWGAGPRASQFLVIGAKCHALVHGKYSPDIENVQAVAKPILRHRLVRNYRAEAEGITVDRIVEGLL; from the coding sequence ATGAACGATGTGGAAGCAGTAGCCCGCTTCGGCGAGCAGTACAAGCGGCTGAAGGCCGAAGTGAACAAGGTGATCATCGGGCAGGATGCCGTGGTGAACGATGTGCTCATCGCCATCTTCAGCAAGGGCCACGGCCTGCTAGTGGGTGTGCCCGGCCTGGCGAAGACGCTGTTGGTGAGCACGGTGGGCAAGGCCCTCGGGCTTTCGTTCAACCGCATCCAGTTCACCCCCGATCTGATGCCGAGCGACATTGTCGGCAGTGAGATCCTGGACCAGGAACGCAACTTCCGTTTCGTGAAGGGGCCTTTGTTCGCCAACATCATCCTTGCGGACGAGATCAACCGCACACCGCCCAAGACCCAAGCGGCACTGCTCGAAGCGATGCAGGAGAAGGCCGTAACAGCGGCAGGACAGACGTACCAACTCCCGGAACCCTTCTTCGTGCTCGCCACGCAGAACCCGATCGAGCAGGAAGGCACTTACCCACTACCGGAAGCACAGTTGGACCGTTTCATGTTCAACATTTGGGTGGACTACCCGACCTATCAGGAAGAACTCGCCGTGGTGAAGGCCACCACAACCGATGTGCAGCCGCAAGTGAACCCGGTGCTCAGCGCCGAGGACATCCTCTTCTACCAAGGCCTCGTGCGTCGCGTGCCTGTCCCGGACAATGTGGTGGAGTACGCGGTGAAGCTGGTGGGCCGCACTCGCCCTGGCGTCAACGGAACGCCGAGCGTCGTTACGGACAACGTGAGTTGGGGTGCGGGTCCGCGCGCCAGCCAATTCTTGGTGATCGGCGCCAAGTGCCATGCGCTGGTGCACGGCAAATACAGCCCCGACATTGAGAACGTGCAGGCCGTGGCCAAACCCATCCTTCGCCACCGTTTGGTGCGCAACTACCGCGCTGAAGCTGAGGGCATCACCGTGGACCGTATCGTTGAGGGCCTGTTGTAA
- a CDS encoding peptidylprolyl isomerase: MRSPTRMWNSFTKVLAALLLPLGAMSQPAGQLVDATIATVGQQMVMHSELVTRLEQLRQEGIPINDSARCAQLEDILYEKILLEQARIDSVEVDEARIQAELDRRIRYFVGQLGSEEKLEEFYGKSITEIKDDFHDQIKDQLLIQEMQQRITGGVRITPKDVRRYFESIPKDDLPFINSEVEWAQIVRVPKPSPAEVSRVRRQLEEWRAQFIKGEKDFCAIATIYSDDPGSAGDCGDLGWASPGMMVEAFDLAAMGLKDGEYSQVFETEFGWHLIQMVERRGQQYHARHILRRPVVGEVERGDQRAILDSLAKAVRGGSSFTTLAGLFSEDEESRAMNGMMTDPNSNSFRWKINELSPDLFQVLDKLKPGQVSDPLVFTLPNQTKALRIVYLVKRTEPHVVNMTDDYAMLQNAAEGEQRTRLVKTWLDDRLKETYVHIHDDYRACPFRNTWVTVPPQP; encoded by the coding sequence ATGCGCTCGCCAACAAGGATGTGGAACTCCTTCACTAAGGTCCTGGCGGCGCTGTTGCTGCCGTTGGGTGCCATGTCCCAGCCGGCGGGCCAGCTCGTCGATGCCACCATTGCCACCGTCGGGCAGCAAATGGTGATGCACAGCGAATTGGTGACGCGCTTGGAACAGCTGAGGCAGGAGGGTATTCCGATCAATGACAGCGCGCGGTGCGCACAGTTGGAAGACATCCTCTACGAGAAGATCCTGCTCGAACAAGCCCGCATCGACAGCGTGGAGGTGGACGAAGCGCGCATCCAGGCGGAACTCGACCGGCGGATCCGCTACTTCGTAGGTCAGCTGGGCAGCGAGGAAAAGCTGGAAGAATTCTACGGTAAGTCCATCACCGAGATCAAGGACGACTTCCATGATCAGATCAAGGATCAATTGCTCATCCAAGAGATGCAGCAGCGGATCACCGGAGGGGTGCGCATCACCCCGAAGGACGTGCGCCGGTACTTCGAGAGCATACCGAAGGACGACCTGCCTTTCATCAACTCCGAAGTGGAGTGGGCGCAGATCGTGCGCGTGCCGAAACCGAGCCCGGCCGAGGTGAGCCGGGTGCGTCGGCAGCTCGAGGAATGGCGTGCTCAATTCATCAAAGGCGAAAAGGACTTCTGCGCCATCGCCACCATCTATAGCGACGATCCTGGATCGGCAGGCGATTGTGGCGACCTCGGCTGGGCAAGTCCCGGCATGATGGTGGAAGCCTTCGACCTGGCGGCCATGGGCCTGAAGGACGGCGAGTACAGCCAGGTGTTCGAGACGGAATTCGGCTGGCACTTGATCCAGATGGTGGAGCGCCGCGGCCAACAGTACCACGCACGCCACATCCTGCGCAGACCGGTGGTGGGGGAGGTGGAACGCGGCGATCAACGCGCCATCCTCGATAGCTTGGCCAAAGCCGTGCGCGGCGGTAGCAGCTTCACCACGCTCGCGGGCCTGTTCAGCGAGGACGAGGAGAGCCGCGCCATGAACGGCATGATGACCGACCCCAACAGCAACAGCTTCCGTTGGAAGATCAACGAACTGAGCCCGGACCTGTTCCAAGTGCTGGACAAATTGAAACCCGGCCAGGTGAGCGATCCGCTCGTGTTCACTCTGCCCAACCAGACCAAGGCGCTGCGCATCGTGTACCTGGTGAAACGCACCGAACCGCACGTGGTGAACATGACGGACGACTACGCCATGCTGCAGAACGCTGCGGAAGGTGAGCAACGCACACGCCTTGTGAAGACATGGCTGGACGACCGCTTGAAGGAAACGTACGTCCACATCCACGATGACTACCGGGCCTGTCCTTTCCGCAATACATGGGTGACCGTGCCCCCGCAACCTTGA
- a CDS encoding T9SS type A sorting domain-containing protein, giving the protein MNTRNTAAALALALTAAASAQLPTLDIALYDMGNSTLEVRVRPDLDFNGVFASSVFSIRWDAASGASLGNETQPVDVIPYHSINKSGGEVDDNGFRYQPYAGFGFSSLQDEGVQWLAGIEYTLCTIPVVNGTSLFQIVMDPWTASNNADYYASLNGSNQTGIIYGNPSLLIEGASSTGTIVNLQPNPASNSTQLTLGAVDATDVEVRLVDPAGRAVWQKNYPALVGRQQETIDLTGLGSGTYLLRVTSAGGTQVHRLVVQ; this is encoded by the coding sequence ATGAACACCCGCAATACCGCCGCAGCGCTCGCTCTCGCGCTGACCGCCGCAGCTTCGGCCCAGCTCCCCACTTTGGACATTGCCCTTTACGACATGGGCAACAGCACCTTGGAAGTGCGCGTTCGTCCGGACCTTGACTTCAATGGGGTTTTTGCATCCTCGGTCTTCTCCATCCGCTGGGATGCTGCCAGTGGCGCGAGCTTGGGCAACGAGACGCAGCCGGTGGATGTGATCCCTTACCACAGCATCAATAAAAGCGGGGGTGAGGTGGACGACAACGGCTTCCGCTACCAACCTTATGCAGGGTTCGGTTTTTCCTCGCTCCAGGACGAGGGTGTCCAATGGCTCGCGGGCATTGAGTACACGCTCTGCACCATTCCTGTCGTGAACGGCACCAGCCTTTTCCAGATCGTGATGGACCCTTGGACCGCGAGCAACAACGCGGACTACTACGCCTCATTGAACGGATCGAACCAGACGGGCATCATCTACGGGAACCCTTCCTTGTTGATCGAAGGCGCCTCATCCACCGGAACCATCGTGAACCTGCAGCCCAACCCGGCCAGCAATAGCACGCAACTGACCTTGGGGGCTGTCGATGCGACCGACGTGGAAGTGCGTTTGGTGGATCCCGCTGGCCGCGCGGTTTGGCAGAAGAACTACCCCGCGCTCGTCGGCCGTCAGCAGGAGACCATCGACCTCACGGGTCTTGGTTCCGGTACCTATCTGTTGCGGGTAACCAGCGCAGGGGGCACACAGGTGCATCGCTTGGTGGTGCAGTGA
- a CDS encoding peptidylprolyl isomerase: protein MKWMPAFALVAMTASATAQTNKTEGLATDDPVLMTVDGKPVTRSEFEAIYKKNNKDAAVTQQALNEYLELFINYKLKVREAESLGMDTVKKFRDELAGYRTQLARPYLVDRNLNDQLMQEAYGRSQQEIRASHILVTCAPEATPEDTLKAYRKLLALRDRVMAGEDFAAVAKAGSNDPSAAQNGGDLGYFSALQMVYPFETAAYSTPVGQVSQPVRTRFGYHVIKVVDKRAARGQVKVAHIMLRGVDNDSIKEADARKRIHEIHAMCLAEPGKFADLALRYSEDSGTNAKGGELPMFGTGKMIEEFENESFKLKNDGEISAPFRTRYGWHIVKRLEYQAPPTFDQAKGDLKGKIQKDSRADITKRAFIEQLRKDYKYTPVTKNMKPLYTVVDSTIFLKGTSVSDTMLRRNTVEGPVMRNGMRYRREINGTMRNGKLVNIRSRQHQDLTPDPNDTLVVRDVHEGWSVDPAKTKKLTQPLFSLNGRTWSQTDFLSYLEAKQARGKNEPIQQYMNTKYEAWVDETMMSYEDGRLEEKYPEFRMLMKEYRDGILLFELTDQQVWSKAVKDSAGLQAYYDQHNTDFMHPVRYDADIYTCANAAVAEQVRKLLKKGKRGDELITTVNKTSALNLNVESGRWSADEKPFLKGVSMVGLTNNFDIDGRVVIADMKQVVAPAPKTLEEARGLVTAAYQDQLEKDWIAMLRKKYTVVTDKDVLYSIR from the coding sequence ATGAAGTGGATGCCGGCCTTCGCCCTTGTTGCGATGACGGCGAGCGCAACCGCACAGACCAACAAGACCGAAGGTTTGGCCACGGACGACCCCGTGTTGATGACCGTTGACGGCAAGCCTGTCACGCGCAGCGAGTTCGAGGCGATCTACAAGAAGAACAACAAGGACGCTGCCGTCACCCAGCAGGCATTGAACGAGTACCTTGAACTCTTCATCAACTACAAGTTGAAGGTGCGCGAGGCCGAGAGCCTGGGCATGGACACGGTGAAGAAGTTCCGCGATGAACTGGCCGGATACCGAACGCAATTGGCCCGCCCCTACTTGGTGGACCGCAACCTGAACGATCAATTGATGCAGGAGGCCTACGGGCGGAGCCAGCAGGAGATCCGTGCAAGCCACATCCTGGTCACCTGTGCGCCTGAAGCAACGCCCGAAGACACCTTGAAGGCATACCGGAAACTCCTGGCCCTGCGCGATCGCGTGATGGCCGGTGAGGACTTCGCGGCCGTGGCCAAGGCCGGGAGCAACGACCCGAGCGCGGCCCAGAACGGTGGTGACCTTGGCTACTTCAGCGCGCTGCAGATGGTTTATCCGTTCGAGACGGCCGCGTACAGCACCCCAGTGGGCCAAGTGAGCCAGCCGGTGCGCACCCGGTTCGGTTACCACGTGATCAAAGTGGTGGACAAGCGCGCTGCGCGTGGCCAAGTGAAGGTGGCGCACATCATGTTGCGTGGTGTGGACAACGATTCCATCAAAGAAGCGGATGCACGCAAGCGCATCCACGAGATCCACGCCATGTGCTTGGCGGAGCCCGGCAAGTTCGCTGACCTGGCCCTGCGGTACAGCGAGGACAGCGGCACCAATGCCAAGGGCGGCGAACTGCCGATGTTCGGTACGGGCAAGATGATCGAGGAATTCGAGAACGAGAGCTTCAAGCTGAAGAACGATGGTGAGATCAGCGCACCCTTCCGCACGCGCTACGGCTGGCACATCGTGAAGCGCTTGGAGTACCAGGCCCCGCCAACGTTCGATCAGGCGAAAGGCGATCTGAAAGGCAAGATCCAGAAGGACAGCCGCGCCGACATCACCAAGCGGGCATTCATCGAGCAATTGCGCAAGGACTACAAGTACACCCCGGTCACCAAGAACATGAAGCCGCTGTACACCGTGGTGGACAGTACGATCTTCCTGAAGGGAACCAGCGTCAGCGACACCATGCTACGCCGCAACACCGTGGAAGGCCCCGTTATGCGCAATGGAATGCGGTACCGTCGGGAGATCAACGGCACCATGCGCAACGGCAAGCTCGTGAACATCCGCAGCCGACAGCACCAGGATCTTACCCCCGATCCCAATGACACCCTTGTGGTACGCGATGTCCATGAGGGCTGGTCGGTGGACCCGGCAAAGACCAAGAAGCTCACGCAGCCGTTGTTCTCCCTCAATGGCCGCACATGGTCGCAAACCGACTTCCTCAGCTACCTGGAAGCGAAGCAGGCGCGGGGAAAGAACGAACCCATCCAGCAGTACATGAACACCAAGTACGAAGCGTGGGTGGACGAAACCATGATGAGCTATGAGGACGGGCGCCTCGAAGAGAAGTACCCCGAGTTCCGCATGCTGATGAAGGAGTACCGTGATGGGATCCTCCTGTTCGAGCTCACGGATCAGCAAGTGTGGAGCAAAGCCGTGAAGGACAGTGCAGGGTTGCAGGCCTACTACGACCAGCACAACACGGACTTCATGCACCCGGTGCGTTACGATGCCGACATCTACACCTGTGCCAATGCCGCGGTGGCCGAGCAGGTGCGCAAGCTCCTGAAGAAGGGCAAGCGTGGCGATGAACTCATTACGACCGTGAACAAGACCAGCGCATTGAACCTCAATGTGGAGAGTGGTCGCTGGAGCGCGGATGAGAAGCCGTTCCTGAAAGGTGTCAGCATGGTAGGCCTCACAAACAACTTCGACATCGATGGTCGCGTTGTCATCGCCGACATGAAACAGGTGGTGGCTCCCGCGCCCAAGACATTGGAGGAAGCCCGCGGCTTGGTGACCGCGGCGTACCAGGATCAGTTGGAGAAGGATTGGATCGCCATGCTCCGCAAGAAGTACACGGTGGTCACAGACAAGGACGTTCTCTACTCCATCCGCTGA
- a CDS encoding choice-of-anchor B family protein translates to MRSLVIHCFLFAPALAVAQTPCTNGLAGTFPCDKVDLLAHLTMAQLGSTAGTPNAADLWGWTDPLTLKEYAIVGINNGTAFVDISVPSAPVRIGNLPSHLATSNLWRDVDVAGNYCYIGSELAGHGLQVFDLARLRNVVNPPVTFTEDGWSNAIGNSHTLYADKQHPYVYCVGTTSINNGGITVFDVSNPTAPVLAGTHTIDGYIHENVVYTYSGPDPDHQGKQLSINFHSGSPDKITIVDVTDKTDMTTLTTMTYTGARITHQGWLTEDQRYLLMNDEGDEGFYAHGTRTRIFDLLDIDAPAYVGAYTSNLLSTDHNLYTHRGLVFESNYTSGLRILDATNVASGSLTEVASFDTYPANNGSSYNGCWGNYPYFASGSIILSDLYGGLFIVRPRLSLRVKAMLEGPFDQNSGLMHDSLRTRGFLPATEPYTALGLPAINAPTVGAVSLGTMAFTGNNALVDWVVVELRDAVQHSVVKARTFGLVQRDGDIVAADGSSPVQFSVAVGDYHIAVRHRTHLGAMTLNTLPVSVAEKAYDLTDGSQPTVGADAQKTIGAVRVLWTGNAVADAQLKYTGTTNDRDPMLVAVGGTLPTNTVSGYLPTDVNMDGTVKYTGTSNDRDPILVNVGGAVPTNVRVEQLP, encoded by the coding sequence ATGCGTTCCTTAGTGATCCACTGTTTTCTTTTCGCTCCTGCCCTGGCCGTTGCCCAAACGCCGTGCACGAACGGCTTGGCGGGCACCTTTCCTTGCGACAAGGTTGATCTGCTCGCGCATTTGACCATGGCCCAATTGGGCAGCACGGCGGGCACGCCCAACGCTGCTGATCTGTGGGGTTGGACCGATCCCCTCACGTTGAAGGAGTACGCCATCGTAGGGATCAACAACGGCACTGCGTTCGTGGACATCAGTGTGCCGAGTGCTCCCGTGCGCATTGGCAATCTGCCCAGCCATCTGGCCACAAGCAACCTCTGGCGCGATGTGGACGTGGCCGGCAACTACTGTTACATCGGTAGTGAACTCGCGGGCCACGGCCTGCAGGTGTTCGACCTTGCACGGTTGCGCAATGTGGTCAATCCGCCTGTCACCTTCACGGAGGATGGTTGGAGCAATGCCATCGGGAACAGCCACACGCTCTACGCCGACAAGCAGCACCCGTACGTTTACTGTGTGGGCACCACCAGCATCAACAACGGGGGCATCACCGTGTTCGATGTCAGCAACCCCACCGCGCCCGTGCTGGCGGGCACGCACACCATCGATGGCTACATACACGAGAACGTAGTGTACACGTACAGCGGCCCGGATCCCGATCACCAGGGCAAGCAACTCAGCATCAATTTCCACAGTGGCAGCCCGGACAAGATCACTATCGTGGACGTCACCGACAAGACCGATATGACCACGCTCACCACCATGACCTACACGGGTGCCCGCATCACGCACCAGGGCTGGCTCACCGAGGACCAGCGCTATTTGTTGATGAACGACGAGGGTGACGAGGGGTTCTATGCGCACGGGACCCGCACGCGCATTTTCGACCTGCTTGATATCGATGCCCCCGCGTACGTGGGGGCATACACCAGCAATCTCCTCAGCACCGACCACAACCTATACACGCACCGCGGTCTGGTCTTCGAGAGCAACTACACGAGCGGCTTACGGATACTGGATGCGACGAATGTTGCGAGCGGTTCGCTCACGGAAGTCGCTTCGTTCGACACGTATCCGGCCAACAATGGCAGCAGCTACAATGGGTGCTGGGGCAACTACCCCTACTTCGCCAGCGGCAGCATCATCCTCAGCGATCTGTACGGGGGCCTCTTCATCGTCCGGCCACGTCTTTCCCTGCGTGTGAAGGCCATGCTCGAGGGCCCCTTCGATCAGAACAGCGGCCTCATGCACGACAGCTTGAGGACCCGGGGTTTCCTGCCCGCCACGGAGCCCTACACGGCTCTTGGCCTACCTGCCATCAATGCGCCCACGGTAGGTGCGGTTTCCCTGGGCACCATGGCCTTCACCGGCAACAACGCGCTGGTGGATTGGGTGGTGGTGGAGCTGCGCGATGCTGTGCAGCATTCGGTGGTGAAGGCGCGAACGTTCGGGTTGGTGCAACGCGATGGCGACATCGTGGCGGCGGATGGATCATCGCCCGTGCAGTTCTCCGTGGCGGTGGGCGATTACCACATCGCTGTGCGGCACCGGACGCACTTGGGCGCCATGACCCTGAACACATTGCCGGTCAGCGTTGCGGAAAAGGCCTACGACCTCACGGATGGAAGCCAACCAACGGTGGGTGCCGACGCTCAGAAGACCATCGGTGCGGTGCGCGTTCTCTGGACCGGCAATGCCGTTGCCGATGCGCAGTTGAAATACACCGGTACGACGAACGACCGCGATCCGATGCTGGTGGCCGTTGGCGGTACGTTGCCCACGAACACGGTGAGCGGGTATTTGCCCACCGACGTGAACATGGACGGTACCGTGAAGTACACCGGCACCAGCAACGACCGCGATCCCATCCTTGTCAACGTCGGTGGAGCCGTTCCGACGAACGTCAGGGTGGAGCAACTGCCCTGA